The bacterium genome contains a region encoding:
- a CDS encoding D-aminoacylase, translated as MYDIIIRNGLIVNGIEKSHIADIGINSDSIVKIGNIDEVGIEEIDATGKIVTPGFIDFHSHNDRVSMHKTPMLAKITQGITSEVIGNCGYCATDSYCIDKGLSIEKDIITVLGNCPKGVNPLSWEENLDYLDKQPLLTNLIPLAGHNNIKTSIMGIEDRQANDKELKAMRRTIREIMELGYWGFSTGLIYPPGIFASTNEIVLLASEVYSYSGIYTTHIRGESKNLLNSIREAISVGKETGVSVEISHLKAVGKNNWDKTDSALQIIYQARDMGVDVNFDQYPYTACSTIATMLLPPWMQEGGRKEMLRRLADKNDRQKARYDILNGIEGWENFLADGPENIVISQVKTSMNRKFEGKDLQEISSLYGKDYIETLFDLLQEEECNILMITLLLSEESVKKILKQKIGFVGTDGIPCRRPHPRLWGSFPRILGKYVREEKVLTLQEAIYKFATGPAEKLTLYKRGEIKEGNFADIVVFDKNQVKDVANFQNPTKRAEGIEYVIVNGKITISNCKFTNVFGGKLLRRGEH; from the coding sequence ATGTATGATATTATCATTAGAAACGGTTTGATTGTTAATGGAATAGAAAAGAGTCATATTGCTGATATAGGTATAAATAGTGATTCTATTGTGAAAATTGGAAATATAGATGAGGTCGGTATAGAAGAGATAGATGCTACTGGAAAAATTGTAACTCCCGGTTTTATAGATTTTCATAGCCATAACGACCGTGTTTCTATGCATAAAACACCTATGTTAGCAAAGATAACACAAGGTATTACATCAGAAGTAATAGGTAATTGCGGATATTGTGCAACTGATTCTTACTGTATTGATAAGGGATTGAGTATAGAAAAAGATATTATTACTGTTTTAGGTAATTGCCCTAAAGGTGTTAACCCGTTGTCTTGGGAAGAAAACCTTGATTACCTTGATAAACAACCTCTACTGACCAATCTTATCCCTCTTGCAGGCCATAATAATATCAAAACGTCTATTATGGGGATTGAAGATAGACAAGCAAACGATAAAGAGTTGAAAGCAATGAGAAGAACCATAAGAGAAATAATGGAACTTGGTTATTGGGGGTTTTCGACTGGGCTGATATACCCACCGGGAATATTTGCTTCTACTAACGAAATTGTGTTACTTGCTTCAGAAGTATATTCTTATAGTGGTATTTACACAACACATATTAGAGGAGAATCAAAAAACCTTCTGAACTCTATCAGGGAAGCAATTTCTGTTGGTAAAGAGACAGGTGTTTCAGTTGAAATATCCCACTTAAAAGCAGTAGGTAAGAACAACTGGGATAAGACAGACTCTGCTTTACAAATTATATATCAAGCAAGAGATATGGGGGTTGATGTTAATTTTGACCAATATCCTTACACAGCTTGCTCAACAATTGCAACAATGCTTCTCCCTCCTTGGATGCAAGAGGGTGGACGCAAAGAGATGTTAAGAAGACTTGCAGATAAAAACGATAGACAAAAAGCTCGTTATGATATACTAAATGGAATAGAAGGGTGGGAAAATTTTCTTGCTGACGGACCTGAGAATATAGTTATAAGTCAAGTAAAAACATCTATGAACAGAAAATTTGAAGGGAAAGATCTCCAAGAGATATCTTCCCTATATGGAAAGGATTATATTGAGACCCTTTTTGATTTACTTCAAGAAGAAGAATGTAATATTTTAATGATAACACTTCTACTAAGTGAAGAATCGGTAAAAAAGATACTCAAACAGAAGATAGGATTTGTTGGTACCGATGGAATCCCATGCAGGCGTCCTCATCCAAGGTTGTGGGGGAGTTTTCCAAGAATATTGGGAAAATATGTAAGAGAAGAAAAAGTATTGACCCTCCAGGAGGCTATTTACAAGTTTGCAACAGGTCCTGCTGAAAAACTTACACTTTATAAAAGAGGAGAAATCAAGGAAGGCAATTTTGCTGATATAGTTGTATTTGATAAAAATCAAGTTAAAGACGTAGCTAATTTTCAAAACCCAACAAAGAGGGCAGAAGGTATTGAATATGTGATAGTTAATGGGAAGATAACAATATCAAACTGTAAGTTCACAAATGTTTTTGGTGGTAAACTTTTGCGAAGAGGAGAACATTAA